From Halomarina ordinaria:
CGTGATGCAGGGGTTCTTCCGCAACCCGATGGCCGACCCCTCCATCATCGGCGTCTCCTCCGGCGCGGCCGTCGGCGCGGTGGCCGCCATCGTCCTCGGGACGCCCGCCGTCCTCGGTGTCGTCCCGGCCGGCGTCCGTATCGCCCTCCTCGCGTTCGCGGGCGCGCTGGCGTCGGCCGCGCTCGTCTATCTCATCGCCTCGAAGGACGGCCGGACCCCGGTAGCGACGCTCCTGCTCGCGGGCGTCGCCGTCCAGACGTTCCTCGGTGCGGTGGTGTCGTTCCTGCTGGTACGCGCCGGCGACAGCCTCGAACGCGCGCTCTACTGGCTGATGGGCCACCTCAACGGGGCATCGTGGAGCGACGTGACACTCACCCTCCCGGTCGTCCTCGCCTGCTTCGCCCTCCTCGCGGTGTACGCCCGCGACCTGAACGTCCTCCTGCTGGGCGAGGAGGACGCACGCACGCTCGGCATCGAAGTCGAACGCACCAAGCGCGTCCTGCTCGCCGTCTCGACGCTGATGACCGCCGTGGCCGTCGCGGTGGTGGGCGTCATCGGGTTCGTCGGCCTCATCGTCCCCCACGTGATGCGCCTGCTCGTCGGCCCGGACCACCGGATACTGCTGCCGACGAGCGCGCTCGCCGGGAGCGTCTTCCTCGTGCTGACCGACACGCTCGCGCGCTCGGGGCCGGGGGAACTCCCCGTCGGCGTCGTCACCGCGGCGCTCGGCGCCCCGTTCTTCCTCTTCTTGCTCCGGAGACGGGAGGTGCACGCGCTGTGATAACCGTCGAGGACCTCTCGGTCAGCCTGGGGGGGACGCCCGTCCTGGACGGCGTCTCGTTCGAGGTCCCGGAGGGGTCGTTCACGGCCGTCGTCGGGCCGAACGGGGCCGGCAAGACCACGCTCCTGCAGACGCTCAACGGCGTCCGACGCCCCGACGCCGGGCGGGTGACCGTCGACGGCCGCGAGGTGGGGTCGCTCTCGGCGCGCGAGTGTGCCCGCCTCGTCGCCACCGTCCCGCAGGACACCAGCCTCGGGTTCGACTTCGCCGTGCGCGACGTCGTCGCCATGGGCCGGACGCCCCACCGCGGGCGGTTCGACCGGACCGAACCCTCCGACCGCGAGGCCGTCGAGCGCGCCCTCGAACGGGCCTGCATCGTCCACCTCGCCGACCGGCCGGTGGGCGCGGTCAGCGGCGGCGAGCGCCAGCGCGTCCTCCTCGCGCGCGCGCTGGCACAGGCCGCCCCCGTCCTCCTGCTCGACGAACCGACGGCGAGCCTCGACATCAACCACCAGGTCGGGACGCTCGAACTCGTCTCCGGACTCGTCGAGGACGGCCGGACCGCGCTCGCGGCCATCCACGACCTCGACCTCGCGGCCCGCTACTGCGACGCGCTGGTCGTCCTCTCCGAGGGGCGCGTGCTCGCCGCCGGCCCGCCCGACGACGTGCTCTCGACGGAGGTGGTCGAACGCGCGTTCGACGTCCGGGTCGCCGTCCGCTCGAACCCCGTGACGGGCACGCCCGCCGTCACGGCGCTGGGCGAGCGCGACCACCGGCGGGACGGGGGGGAGGAGCAACCCGACCCGCGTCGAGACCCTCGACAGTAATAGTCAGAATTAATAACAGTATCCAAAACTTAGATGTATCTGGACCGCCAGGTACGGACGATGGTGAACAAGGTACTGCTCGGCGTCCTCGGCGGCATCGTCCTCCTGTCGGTGGCCGTCGGCGGCTTTCTGGGCTGGCAACTCTCGGCCGACACTCCTGTGGAAGGGGCCGAGGAGGCGGACGACGTGGAGGAGGTGACCCCGGCCGACGACGGGGAGACGAACGCGAGCGACGACGGAGACCGGAACGAGACGGCCGCGTCGTTCAACGCGAGCGAGGTGGACACGGTCGCGATAGAGGACGGAATCGTCGCCGCGGTGAACGCGGGCCGGGCGGAGTCGGACCGGGACCCCCTCTCGGAGTACGACGCGCTCACAGAGATGGCCCGGTTCCACAGCGCGGGGATGGCCGACCAGGGGTACCCCTCGCACGCCGCCGCGGGCTACGACACCGTCGAGCGCTACGAGGAGTTCGACCTCTACGACCAGTGTCGCGTCCCCGACGACACCCGCTCGGGCGTCAGGGAGGGCCGCGAGCTGGAGACGATTACGCGCGTGACGCTGAACACGACCGAGGCCCCCGACGAACGGGAGGTCGCGAAGACCGTCGCCACGCAGTGGGCCGCGGACGAGGAGGCACGCACCAAACTCACGTACCGCTACGCGAGCCGTCTCGGCGTCGGCGTCGAGGTCACCGACTCGGGGTACGTCTACGCGACGCTCGACCTCTGCTGACCGGTGCCGGTCGCTGATTTTCGGTTCACCGCGAAGGGTTTAGGAGTGCCTAAATCCTAGAGGGAGACACGATGCGCAAACGGGAACTCGTCCACTACCACGCGTTGCTCGACCGCGTCTCGCGGTACATGCGGAGGCGCGAGGACCTCCCGGCGGACGCACTCGAGGCGTACGAGGAACTCGGCGTGTCGCCGGCCGCGGTCTACCGCTCGAAGCGAGACCACGAGGTGGCGGTCACCACGCTGACCGAACGCCTCGCCGACGCCGCGAGGCAGGCCGACGCCGTCGAGGAGCACGACGACCAGCAGGCCAGCGCACACGGCGACTGAGGGAGGAGCGGGTTTTAATATCGCGACGGACGCTGACGGAGACATGAACGCAGCCGACCGGTTCTTCCTGTTCGTCACGGTCGTCATCTTCGTCCTCATCCTCCTCGGAGTCGTGCTCGCGCTGGTGCTGTAGAGAGCGACGGCACCGCGCGAGCGACGGGAAAGAGCTGAACGGCCGCGCCACCAGGGGGGGGACGACGCGGCCACGGAATAAGTTACCACGGTCGGACGGACCGGAGTCGGTCTCACGAGGGGACGTTACGTCGCGACCACCCCCAGTTGCGTCGCGTCCTCGGGGACGCGCGCCGCGCGCGCCGCGGCGACCGACGAGCGCGAGCACCGTGTCGTATCGTGTATCGAACCCTGAGCACACATCGCATACGTACCGAGACCGAGCCGATACTTAGCAGTTCGCTATTAGGCGTATAATCGGCCTCAAAGAGTACTGAAGAGGCATCGAGTGGTGGAATTTTCAGGTGAATCTCGAATAGTTCGGGGTATTATGAAACGGTACTGCTGTTCTATCGCCAGCACCCCGACCGGACCCTACACTCGTTCGACGATGGTCGCGATACCCTGACCGAACCCGATGCACATCGTACAGAGGCCGACCCTCTCGCCGGTTCGTTCGAGGTCGTGGACGAGTTTCGTCACGAGGGCGGCCCCGGTCGCACCCAGGGGGTGTCCGTGGGCGATGGCGCCGCCGCCGACGTTGGTCCGCGCGTGGTCCGCACCCGTCTCCGCCAGCCAGGCGAGGACGACGGAGGCGAACGCCTCGTTCACCTCGAACCGGTCGACGTCGTCGACGGTCATGTCCGCGCGCGCCAGCACCTCCTCGGTCGCGGGGATGGGACCGGTGAGCATCGTCACGGGGTCGACGCCGACGACGGCCGTCTCGACGACGCGGGCTTTCGGCTCCCAGCCGTGGGCCGTCGCGGCCTCCTCGCTGGCGACGACGAGCGCGCTCGCCCCGTCGACGATACCCGAGGAGTTCCCCGCGTGGAGGACGCCCTCGCCCTCCTCGCGGAACGCGAGCGGCAGCGAACCGAGCGTCTCCTCGTCGGTCCCGGGGCGGGGGTGGCCGTCCTCGCGCACGACGACGTCCTCGCCGTCGAGCGTCGTCTCGACGGGGACGAGCTGGTCGTCGTAGTGGCCCGCCTCGCGCGCCTCGCCGTACCGACGCTGGCTCTCGACGGCGTAGGCGTCGACCGCCTCGCGGGTCAGGTCGTACGCCTCGGCGATGCGCTCGGCGCCCTCGCCCTGCGTCGTCAGCTCCTCGAAGTGCTCGAAGTAGGTGTCCGTGACGCTCGACCCGTCGCTACCCATCGGCACGCGGGTCATGTGCTCGACGCCGCCGGCGACGAGCACGTCGTGCTGGCCGGCCACGACGGTCGCGGCGGCGACGTTGACCGCCTGCTGGCCCGACCCGCACATCCGGTTGAGCTGGACGCCCGGCACGCCGTCGCCCCAGCCCGCGACCATCGGCGCGAGGCGCGCGACGTTCAAGCCCTGCTCGTCCACCGGCGTCACACAGCCGTAGACGACGTCCTCGACGGTGTCCGGGGAGAACCCGAGGCGCGCTTCGAGCGCCGACAGGGGGGCGGCCGCGAGGTCCTGCGGGTGGGTGTCGCGGAACTCGCCGCCGCGCTTTCCGAAGGGCGTCCGTACCGCGTCGACGATGACGGCATCTCTCATGAATTATGCTCGACGATTCGCGACATATAGCTTCGGACCGTGCGAAACCGCCACGCCGCGACGGCACTCCGCAACCCTTATACTGTTCTTCGCACCAGTATCAGGTGCGCCGGTGTAGCTCAGCTGGCAGAGCGAATCCTTCGTAAGGATTAGGTCGAGGGTTCAAATCCCCCCACCGGCTCTCCTCTCGATTCTTCCTCCAGAGCGGGCGGTATCGCTCACATACGCTGCAGTTCGGTTCGTCCCCTGCCGAAGTTATTTCACCGCCATCGGAGAGTGTGTGTACGTATGGCGAGTCACGAGTTGACGGAGGCCGACCAGGGCGAGTACCACTACACCGTCGGGCCGTACCCCGACCCCGTCCTCCACATCGAGTCGGGCGACACGGTGACCGTCGAGACGCACGACGCGTTCGAGGGGGCCATCGAGACGGAGGACGACGCCCCGAGCGAGGTGCTCGGCGACTATCTCAACCCGCAGAACGGACCGATATACGTCGAGGGGGCGACGCCGGGCGACGCGCTCGCGGTCACCATCGAGGACATCGTCCCGCGGGGTGACCAGCCCCGGGGCACGACGTGCATGATAGCCGAGTTCGGGGGTCTGACCGGGACGGACCGGACGGCGCTGTTGAACGACCCGCTCCCCGAGGTCGTGAAGAAACTCGACGTGACGACGGACGGCGTCAGGTGGGACGACGAGCGGGTGATACCCTACGAGCCGTTCGTCGGGACCATCAGCACGGCGCCGGAACTGAACTCCGTCGACGCGCTGACGCCCGACGACCACGGAGGGAACATGGACCTGCCGGACGTCTGTCCGGGGAACACGGTGTACCTCCCGGTGAACACGGAGGGGGCGTACCTCTACCTGGGCGACTGCCACGCGAACCAGGGCGACGGCGAACTCTGTGGCGTCGCCATCGAGCACCCGACGGAGACGACCATCACCGTCGACGTCGTCGAGGACTGGGACCTGTCGTGGCCGCGCGTCGAGAGCGACGAGTTCGTCATGAGCGTCGGGAGCGCCCGCCCGATGGAGGACGCCGCCCGCATCGCCTACCGCGACCTCGTCGACTGGCTCGTCGAGGACTACGGTTTCGAGACGTGGGACGCCTACCTCTTCCTCACACAGGTCGGGAGCGTCCGTCTGGGGAACATGGTCGACCCGAACTACACCATCGGGGCGAGCGTCTCGAAGGAGTACCTGTAACGGCCGAACGTTCGCGACCGAAGCGGAAGAACACGAGGACGCGAACGCGGACGCGGACGCGAGGGTCGACGCCGACGGTCGCGCTCCGCCGTCGCGCGCTCGGTCGCTGGCGCGCTGCTCGTCGAACTTCTCGCCGACGTGCGAGGGCATGAGGGGCGCTTGCTCCTCGCGGAGCGCCTCCTCCAGCGTGTCGGCCAGTCCCTCGACCGTCCGGGTACCCACCCCGAGTCGAGCCAGCAGCGTCCGGTCGCCGTCGGTGAGCGTGAGTCGGGACACGGCGGTGGCGACGGGTCCGACCCGGTTCAGTGTGTGCCCGCGTTCGACCGGTCGGCGGCGAGCGCACCTCGAAAACGAGAGCCGTACCGGGTTACATCATCCGTCGGATGCGGTCCATCCGGTCGGACATGTCCGTCTGCTTGTAGTAGCTCGCGAACGCGAGGATGGTCGGCGGCCACAGGCCGACGAACACGCCGCGCGCCGCGTCGCCCCGAACGTAGAACTGGTACCAGGAGAACAGCACCGACCCGGCCGCCGCGAGCAGTACCGGGTCGGTCCCTGCGTCCTCCGCCTGTTTCGTCTCTTCGCGCTCCGCGGAACGACCCCGCTTATTCTGTTGGAACAATTCCATCACAACCTTCCGTTGCACCGTCAGTCGTTAAAGTATTTGGTTAGTTGACACGATATAGTTAGTCCGCGACGTGTCCGTAGTATCTGACGTATCGTCGGTTCGTCCCCTCGTGACGGTCGACCGGTGGGGAGGGCCGTCAGTCCTCGCGCCAGTACATGAGTTCCTCCTTTTCGGCGCCGCAGTTCGGACACTCCTCCGGGAGGCCGCCCCGTATCTCGCCCATCTCCCCGCAGGTCGTACACCGCCAGACCAGTTCCGCGCTGCCGAACTCGTGGCCCGACCGGGCGTGTTCGACGGAGAGCCCCGTCGCTCCCTCGCGGGTGGTCACGAAGACGCCCCCCTCCTCGAAACTCCGGACGTGACCGACGGCGATTCCGTCGTCGGTGTAGAGCGTCTGGCCGACCGCGAGCGATTCGGCCTCGCGCTCCTCCGTGTCGGTCGGCTTCTCACCGTATCCACTCATCGAACCTCCTTCGGTGCGTTCCCACATCAGTCTCGACGCTTCACTGGCAGGCCCCCGACGGGGCCAGCGCTCCTTCGGCGGCCGGCCCTGCGACGTCGATAGCCTCGATTCGCCGGG
This genomic window contains:
- the btuC gene encoding vitamin B12 ABC transporter permease BtuC, coding for MGRWARTVAWSVGLAAALFASTVGSVLLGSVDLSALDVTKTMLNALAVPASVSVSPRPATLPLVGQTTWVALDVGYLHPFAFEVDRTTRIIVVQLRLPRIALAAVVGFALAAAGTVMQGFFRNPMADPSIIGVSSGAAVGAVAAIVLGTPAVLGVVPAGVRIALLAFAGALASAALVYLIASKDGRTPVATLLLAGVAVQTFLGAVVSFLLVRAGDSLERALYWLMGHLNGASWSDVTLTLPVVLACFALLAVYARDLNVLLLGEEDARTLGIEVERTKRVLLAVSTLMTAVAVAVVGVIGFVGLIVPHVMRLLVGPDHRILLPTSALAGSVFLVLTDTLARSGPGELPVGVVTAALGAPFFLFLLRRREVHAL
- a CDS encoding CAP domain-containing protein — translated: MVNKVLLGVLGGIVLLSVAVGGFLGWQLSADTPVEGAEEADDVEEVTPADDGETNASDDGDRNETAASFNASEVDTVAIEDGIVAAVNAGRAESDRDPLSEYDALTEMARFHSAGMADQGYPSHAAAGYDTVERYEEFDLYDQCRVPDDTRSGVREGRELETITRVTLNTTEAPDEREVAKTVATQWAADEEARTKLTYRYASRLGVGVEVTDSGYVYATLDLC
- a CDS encoding UPF0058 family protein; amino-acid sequence: MRKRELVHYHALLDRVSRYMRRREDLPADALEAYEELGVSPAAVYRSKRDHEVAVTTLTERLADAARQADAVEEHDDQQASAHGD
- a CDS encoding thiolase family protein; the protein is MRDAVIVDAVRTPFGKRGGEFRDTHPQDLAAAPLSALEARLGFSPDTVEDVVYGCVTPVDEQGLNVARLAPMVAGWGDGVPGVQLNRMCGSGQQAVNVAAATVVAGQHDVLVAGGVEHMTRVPMGSDGSSVTDTYFEHFEELTTQGEGAERIAEAYDLTREAVDAYAVESQRRYGEAREAGHYDDQLVPVETTLDGEDVVVREDGHPRPGTDEETLGSLPLAFREEGEGVLHAGNSSGIVDGASALVVASEEAATAHGWEPKARVVETAVVGVDPVTMLTGPIPATEEVLARADMTVDDVDRFEVNEAFASVVLAWLAETGADHARTNVGGGAIAHGHPLGATGAALVTKLVHDLERTGERVGLCTMCIGFGQGIATIVERV
- a CDS encoding acetamidase/formamidase family protein; translation: MASHELTEADQGEYHYTVGPYPDPVLHIESGDTVTVETHDAFEGAIETEDDAPSEVLGDYLNPQNGPIYVEGATPGDALAVTIEDIVPRGDQPRGTTCMIAEFGGLTGTDRTALLNDPLPEVVKKLDVTTDGVRWDDERVIPYEPFVGTISTAPELNSVDALTPDDHGGNMDLPDVCPGNTVYLPVNTEGAYLYLGDCHANQGDGELCGVAIEHPTETTITVDVVEDWDLSWPRVESDEFVMSVGSARPMEDAARIAYRDLVDWLVEDYGFETWDAYLFLTQVGSVRLGNMVDPNYTIGASVSKEYL
- a CDS encoding DUF7130 family rubredoxin-like protein, coding for MSGYGEKPTDTEEREAESLAVGQTLYTDDGIAVGHVRSFEEGGVFVTTREGATGLSVEHARSGHEFGSAELVWRCTTCGEMGEIRGGLPEECPNCGAEKEELMYWRED